The nucleotide sequence tttgtcgtgtctatcggcgtattgcggccgtttttctcgcagtgctcggctcaaacgcatcaattgtcgtcggtagacatcccccgtaatcgtttcattcggtttcagtagctcataatacacaacacccagctggtcccaccagatacacagcataaccttcaggccatgaatattctgcgccgacgtcgatgttgaagcatggccagggtatccatacgttgcccgacgttttggattgtcgtaatggacccacttttcatcgccagtcacaattcgatgcaaaaaaccctttcttttgtgccgttgaagcagttgttcgcatgccataaaacggcgttcaacgtctcttggcttcaattcatacggcacccaatggcctacctttcggatcattcccatggtttttaaacgtttggaaatggttgattgatcaactcccaaagtttttgcaacctcttcttgcgtttgagccggatcttgatcgagcaattcctccaattcggtatccatgaactttggcggcgcaccctcgcgttcttcgtcttccaagccaaaatcaccacttttaaagcgtgcaaaccacttctggcacgttcgctcagatagagcatgctcaccataaacttccaccaagatacgatgactttcggctgcttttttcttcatattaaaataatgaagaagaattccccgcaaaaacacattatttggcacgaaattcgacattttcaagtgtggtaaaaatattgttgtttacgcttcaaataaaaaacttatactgacgtttgtgccttacgacagtagctctccaatgaatgtttggaaatgtggatcgatggaataataatcaagttacgccatctgttgtaaaaccgcacgaacttattcatagtcctattattaggccttaattttgctaatttaatttaatttaatttaatttttttgatttgactAATAATAATGGAAATCATTTGACACTGTTCAGCAGGAAAGGCTTATCGACATTCTACAAAGAAGATTCAAAGATTCTATGatgcaaaagaaattaaatgtgTAAAGCATCTTTATTGGCAACACACTGCAGAAGTAAATATAAACAAGGGGGGGCTCGACAAGGATGTATCCTCTCGCCATTACTTTTTAACCTTCCGTTGGACACCCTggtctggccagactttttcgaTTTTGAACGTGAActaaacatatttctattataatagctaacgacttgtgctccaggtagcttcctaaaatttaattttctatcgatttgtggatataaccttttaaaaaggatactCGACCAAGACGAAAAAAGGTCAGACCCCTGTTTCCAACCGAAGGTTTCAAAAAAGGTAATCAAAGGAGATGAACATATATTCTGGAAGAATCTTCCACGAAGCAACATAAAGGTTAGAAGGTGGCACTAAAGTAAAtgggataaaaaaataaaagatacgCTGACGCTTATCACGAAGCGATAGCATTCACCATTCCCTGTCACATTGGCGGCAGCCtcgcctttgaagaaatatgagccgatgattcctccagcccgcaggccgcaccaaacggttgtctTCAATGGATATAATGGCTGTTCACAAATGACTTCGTGTTGCTCCGTTAAGCcaaaaaatgggtctcatcgctgaacaaaattcgaaGGTCGTTGAAGcgctgaacacttttcacaggcAATCATACaaaagtctttccatgatgaaatgtcaatgaatactgaaaaaatcatgtatttagtttgacaataGTCACGCGTGTTCAGTAAAAAAAAGCCTACTGGAAAATGTAAgttcaatctgatcaccctttacttaaGCTGTTGGCTTCACGAAAATTAGGATCCTTCAAAAGAAATAGGAACCCGAGTTAAAGCTTCCAGGGCAGCATTCATTAAGTACAAAAAAGTCTTCAATGATCATGACTTCAGTgtgaaactaaaaattcaaattgtctGAATTACTGTATGCTATGGAAATATGAACTCTTAAATGGCAGCAAAACGCGGCTGGTGTCGAGAAGCATTACGCAGAATTTGCAAAAGCATTACAAACAAATGAGTTCGGTTTATATGCACAGCTTTTTAGCCTAATACTAACTGAAATGCGGACTTGTGGCAGGTCATCGAGCAAGAACCAATCCAAAAGGTGATAAGATGTTGTAAGGGGCGATGGATCGGACACACTCTCAGAAAAGACAGGAAAAGCATAAGCAGAACGGCATTGGAATGGAACCCGGAAACAGACAGATGACCCGATCGTCCACGAAACACCTGGGGGCGTTCTAACATTCGTGATTTAGAAGCAATTAACCAAAcgtgagttgtttttttttcgaactccatttattccatacaatctgtcataacaataacaataagtactatttttacctacaatttaaataagaatagcttagagtaagaactcccagtggaattcgttacttaataatgaacaacatataacatatacatacatatattatacaattttacagcttttgcatttacgtaatatatattacggtttaaatctttgcattaaatccttaggctgacatttttttaatcttgaggagtagcttatcttggaaaggttatttgctcggttattcggatgagtggcaagtcggttgttgtatctctggctgaggttgtttatttcttcgaaaacggtcgtaacttttaggtcacggtgcaatatctcgtttcgtacaaaccatggcgcattggcacacatgcggagcacctttgactgaaatctttgcatgatttctagatttcattttgctgctgagccccataattgaacgccatacgtccatatcggtttcagaatagatttgtagataagcaccttattgtctagtgtaagtgctgaattgtagccgattaaccagtgtagtgatcgcaatttcagtcctagttgctttcgctttaaaaatatatgcgatcgccaagtaagacgccggtctaatagaatacctaaatatttgacattatctgtttgtggtattggaacgctgttaagagatacggcaggacatgagccatttcgaagagtgaatgttatctgcgccgatttgctttcgttgacttttatgcgccattttttcatccagccgctaacactgttaaggttttcttgtaggtaatcagaagcaattgagggaagggtactcctggccatgacgacagtatcatctgcatacgtggctgtatatgtgttctttgatagtggaagatctgctgtgaacaaagtgtacaagacggggcctagaacacttccttgtggtacacctgctctgattgcgtgaaggttagtggtttcgttgtttactttaacaagaaaatgtctattttgcaaatatgattttatgagcatataacagttgtgcggtaagccctgcttaaggccttcatgccagactttatcgaaggcttgcgttatatctaaaaatgAGTTGTacgactttttttgttttgtcacttcctttttgttataaattaggtgaaataatttaaaacttataaatttatgaataaatatgaattccgaaaaaaactacaataacagttttttttttaattattgtacctATACCATTtgggaaataagaaaatgtgCTGATGTATGTAAACTTAAGTACTTCACTTAAGTACTACGGGGAGTACTAAGTGAAGTCCTTCACCAATAACCGAtacacttaatttttattttattttttatttcagtggtAATTAGCTACTTTGCGTACTTTTTTTTCTACGTTTAGGCAagaaaggtaggtaggtaaaatggcaagagtgccacaggcacacttcaagtagcacttacgtgccgttttcatACCATAATGTTgaccattacctgtgcaaagaaaaattattgggaaaagaaaaccttctacagccatccagtgctattcatgtagtggaggagagaaaagggatctaggctggagaatttcttcaagtcatccccaaagggcacgctaaggaatctcaagcgtctagccgccagagccggacatttgcagagaatgtGTTCctcagtctctttctctgcaggatccccacagcttctgcaataggggctgtacggaattccaagcttctccacatgagtaccgatcacccagtgaccaatgaacaccgcaatgagtttgaattttaaatggcgggggattcccatcaccttaagcgttatgtttctatcgtattgtgGTCATAGTGATTTccaaatagcacacgatgaggtAAACCTCCATTTGTGTTGtgcttttttagaaagaaattgtgtagtttgcctttaacaacggacaaatggacaccgatgtctgagaaggggacagctgaaaccggttctgtcgaccccttcctggcaagctcgtcggcaatatcatttccctctatattcctgtgcccaggaacccagataagggagatgtttcctgctcgaTCGAGAAGTTTGAGTtcttccttacaggagttcaccagaagagagctgcaatacagcgacgacagtgccttgatcacagcttggctatcggaaaaaatattaatgtcccCCTCCTAACAGCGATCTTGAAGCaatttgcatgcctgcaggatcgcgaagacctctgcttgagaaacgctgctcgtttccggcagttaaaaggagaccgaaatgctggctgatttagagaaaatccccgctcccactccagataccattttggatccgtcagtgaaaacagaggtacctatatccgcGCCGACTCTCCCCTCGTTCCAGTCTTGCTTGCTCGGAAAGATAgtcctagcacaaccctcaaaacacaatttgcggatggagagatcagtgcgaagaacagagaacgaaggggagatctgcttcaagatgctactatgtcctaaaggaaattgtctccagaggccaagctccttcaacctgatagcgctctgagcagcaatggatttaacctgcagatccacaggaagtaagcgcagaataacgttgagcgcagcagtaGGGCATGTTCTAcatacaagcaccagtgatgcccacacatgcatttctctgcactctctctagtttagtggtgttgtaccCCTACTggagagctacccaccaaagaagaagaaaacatttATCCAACTTTCTCTAACCTTCTTCCCTCTAGAAGGAAGTGTGCGCGCATATATATGTAACTCgcatattttataacaaaaagtttttttaattgttcccGATTGGTGTCAAAATATTACATtggcaacatttttattattttggtcACTGTGCAATAAGCGAAGTGTATGAACTCATGTACGTATATGtaactaaaaaacaacaacgttTGGCATTTGTAAATAACAGAAACtatatttgaacattttaaaacACGTCACCAGTGGCGATTAAACGACCATAGTGCAGATGAAGACAGTCGAAAACCCGCTGATAtggaaatttagcaaaaaatttaaatttacaaagttGCGAATTTATTTTACTGCCAAAGCGAAATGCGAAGAGTTATTTCCATATAAAACCAGTCggtattaaatacaataaaaataaaagtaaaaaccttatttaaaatttcaaacaaatgagAAACAGAAACACAAATAAGCGTTTTAATTaggtataaatataaaaagagtaaaggtatacatacatacatacgtataaacACATCAATGAGTgtaagatacaaatacagactCAATTCAGCGATAGCATCAGCCACTGCCTTCTTCTCTGTTGCTGCTGCTCAGTCAATGAAGACTAACGAATTTTAACCAAACGTAGCTGAAAGTGTACAGAAGTacgtatttttcgtttttttgtttgataattATAACTGTTAGTCACATGAAACTGGTTCATGGCATAAATTAAACACAAACAACGACGccgaaaatatgtaaaaaaatttaaaatcttaaaattagtATTATTTCCTCTGCACTCAAATGAAGtataacaaaatatcgaaatttaacACAAAGCGAAAAATGGAAATCCCAGGTTTATCATAAAATTTGCGTAAATATCAAAATGCAACGACTGCTTTGTTATTGCAAATATAAGGTAAAATTAATTAGGGAAAGGAAGGAaacgcaaatttaaatttggtatACCTGAAAATGCAGAATTATCCACACTAATTAAGGGGACCAAGTAACTTGGAGTGAGCTGCTCCACAACGAAAGTTCCTCGGCCATTACATAATTAAATAGCAGATAgcttatttttagttatttcgaAGTCGACAACAAACTCAAAACAATGACATAGAAACTTGAATGCGTGGCAAAtcgattgttgttattgtagtagCCTGCTAATGgagatttcgaaaaaaaaactgttggcCTTCACGAAGAATAAAATGccgatttttgtgattttatttaacCTCACaagtaaatttgtattaaaggaaatgaaaaagcaGAAAATGTTAATTAGCTAGGAAGCTAAAGCCGTACTTATAAAGTACCAGTGGAGCAAATGTAATGACTGCTCGATTTCAACGTAGTGAAGGCTAAAAATCTTGCAAGAGACAGCACTGAGGATTGGGATATTGCACCAACTTTTCATATTTCAGAACTTAGAAGTCAATTTGTTAAAATTGCTTCATTACTTCTTTCGTCTAGATTTGCGGTCAGAGCGACGCACGCATGCGAGGTCGCAGTTTTTCATTGCACTGATAGCGTCAACGGAAGTTTAAATATAAGGTAAGGTTCGGCGAACCTGGCTACGCAACAATGATCTCACATACGATAGAGCTTGAGAACCAGTATGagattattttcgttttttgaaaaactagaCGTTATTATGTTTCTAATAGTTGCATATATATTctttaaaactatttagaacttcaattttcatttaatttgaaaaaaaatttattgaacgaATTACATGTAGAGATACTTATTGTATATGAGTGAAAGTATTTGTGAAGCGCGAAGTTGATGAATATTTAAGTCCTAGACCTACGTTCACTTCTCACCAAAACTTCTCGATTGAATCAAAATCTGGCTTCCTAGAAGTCAAATTGACTCTGTAACattattatttatgaaaaaaaaagaaaaaaatagatttcCCATTTCGCTATGTGCTTTTGGTCTTATCAAAGCTGCAAATTTCATTCAGCATAAGACATTATAAACCCATTTAGaaacttcaaaaatatattgtattttatatgcatgtaaaagaaaaagaaaagcttTTCTGCAACGCATCGTCACtgacgatgaaaaatggatctaatatgataaccctaagcgtcgaaaaagttggagcctgccaggtgcaCCAGGtccatcgaaaaaaaatgtcatgcttcacaggttatgttgtgcatctggtgggatcagaagggtgccaTCTATTATAAACTCCTTAAAcaatctgaaaccatcactgccgatcgttaccgactacagctaatgcgtttgaatcgagctctcaaagaaaatcgGCTGGAATGGGACATGAcaatgattttgctgcatgacaacgtcaGGCCACACGCTGCTAAagcggtccagaaatatttagagagacTGAATTGAGAAATCTCGCCCCCCTCGcagtattccccagacattacACCGTCGGATTactatctgttccgatcaattcagtcagcccttattggagatcggttcactttttacaagagcatcgcaaactggctgaATGAagggatcaagtcaaaagaactcgaatttttcgtcagaggaatccgtatgctgcctgaaagataaaGTAAAGTTGTATCTTCCAATCGCACATATTTCACATAAtagcatttattatttaattgtttaaatacttCGTAACTATaactaagaaaggacggaaacttattcccctACCCAATAGTTTAAGGAGAAATCCGCGAGGACGTATGCATTTTAACATGATTTTTTCACGACGTTGCCTAATTTTGATtgctgtatgcatatatatgtgactatatatatgtacatccatAGCATTAGGATGGGTTAATTGCTTTTTAGCATCCTACCTGGCAAATATGGATTCTGcacaaaattatgagaaaaaaagtaattttcgagACCCCCAAGGAATTTATCTTTGTGTGGAAGAAAATTTCCAacatcatataaaaaaaaatcctaaaaatcaATGCAACTTTTAAGCAACTTCAATTTTTCATGACTATTTATTCCTTTCTAGAAACAtaggaaataataattataatgacAATCTTTCACTTTATCATACTAACATCGGAAGTGCTATAAAACTACAAGCcgagaagttttttttaaaattctgattaaaaaacttaaactttgtatgacaatttttttaaattattgtgaaTTTTCGTGGAAGTTTGTGGACTTAggtttttgttgaaaatgatTGAAATTGCCGATGATTTGGCCAAATGCTAATCAGCGGTTACCCCACAGGGATCAAAGCCAAAAATGGGAagcagtcccgcaggaatcatgaagtgCAATTTACATACAGAGCAATGAtccagtctagaacgctgcaaaactgcaaagtgtttcgTGACAAGCCCgagcagaaaactgtcgaactgtcgaactttcgtctaaaacttggaagaaaatatGTTCGGTCCCGATAtccctgtcttgcttagagtaGCCGGCGCATTGAGCATTTTcgttgtgagtgtcctgcctttgctagagcaagcctatgaattttgggttccgatgtcataagaatgaattcgttctctcaaactggagagtatttttagatttgccaaagaagttggcaaaATTCCCACAGGACTAGGTAAGACTATTCTGTCTGCCTGTCTCGCTTCTAGCCTATCTTTTCCATCtgtcacttctctcctttcctctgtGACTATCTATCCTTTTACTTTCCAGGGCTTTGAATACAGTGGCCTCTTAGCCTGCGTGTTTTGGGAGTTACTCATCTCTCGGTGCTCTTGTTAGacatattttgattaaaaattaaaaacattaacgAAACAAattagcatgaaaaatattgtaaaaagatgaAATGGCTTAATTATATGaaacttttcttaaaaatttggaACGATGCTAAAAAAATACATAGTTCCAAACGAATTtacccaccctaatgtatatataaacatgaatccaatttttttttttattaatttattgcaaagagtagtaattacaaataattatttcacttatAAACTAAACTTTAGCCACTGAGGGCTTCTCTACTGATACTCTATAATTTGCATTTGATAACTTACACTAAGGCatgtatttgaatatttatttatatattttattttatttaatcacaCACAACAAGCGATGGTTATATTTGGTTATATGAATGATGGCttagaatataaaattacatGTATTGAAAAGTAGACAAAGAATAATCGCCATTAGAAGAGCAACAGCAATCTGAAGGCAAGGAGAAGACAGATATGAGAGAGCAAGCTGAAAATGTGAACGCATTTAATATTCGTTTGACAGATTGAAACAACTGACGCAATAACCGTCTATAGGTGGACTGAGAAAACAAACAACTGCCGCTCAGATATAAGGCATGTAAAATTGATATTACATTTAGCAAATGATCGAGAAGGTCTGATGAATCGAGATCGTTCCTTTGTGTAGAAATATCAAGCATCAGAATTTCAATAGATCGTCGAACAGAACGGAAAATATCTATAAAGAAAAAGCAGAAATGTGTTTATAACGGGTTATGTTGTACTCATAAATATGGCGGGTAACGTTGTTATATAAGACATAAAGTTTATGCAGTATCCCAATTGGCGTAAAATTTGTAGTCATAAGACGCGTCGGTAGTAGGCAAGTTTTCCTTCTGAAATAACTTTAATTATAAGTAGGGTAATATCGATATAGAATATTTTACACTTCTTGAAAACTGGCATATTTTGGCTAAGCTTAATATTGATTGTGggaaattaaacaaattgtaaagttttaagcaaaaaagtttatggtCAATTGAGTCAAAAGTTTTGCAGCCCTCAAGAAGTTTTGGAAAAGTTATAGACTTTTAACTGCACTGTCATACAGCTTCTGTTGTTCCTAAAACCCGATTGGTATTGATCTACCACAGAAGTACTATTAGTGAAGTGATTAATCTTAGTGTGCAgctgtgttctagaacatttatTGTAAGAGATAAAACCGCAATTCGTCCATAGTCGTGAATGAATTTTTTAGGGGAATGATTGTGGCCCTTTTACAGCACTTAGGAAAAACTGAGATGGTCAGTGGGGCATTGCAGGCGTAAGTAGGAAACGGCAGAATTTTTGGCAGTAAGCACATAAAAAGGCTAGGGGGTAAACTCATAAAATTAAGGGCTATTGATTTTATTACAAGTACcaccgcggccgccgtagccgaatgggttggtgcgtgtctaccattcggaattcacagagagaacgtcggttcgaatttcggtgaaacaccaaaattaagaaaaacatttttctaatagcggtcggccagataatgacaaacctccgagtatatttgtgccatgaaaaagctcctcataaaaatatctgcctttcggagtcggcttaaaacattagatccctccatttgtggaacaatatcaaggcgcacaccataaataagaggaggagctcggccaaacccccaaaaagggtgtacgcgccaattatatatatataagtaagaaACGACAGAGTTTTTGGCAGTAAGCGCTTAAAAAGGCTAGGGGGTAAACACACAAAATAACAactattgatgaaaaaaaaacggtggccgccgtagacaaatgggttggtgcgtgactaccattcggaagtgccccGGCTCAAATCTCcaggcatgaaacatcaaatgttaGAAAAAGTTCTTCTAGTTACAGCAGACCCTCAACAGGTAGTAACAAACCTGTGAGTGTTGACTGTGCGAGTTTCTAGTCTTTGTCTTTCATAAGACTTAATCGAATTGCTGTCGAACGCagacattttttcttatattattgtagtttggtgaaaaataaatccattattttctcgatagATGGCTGCAGTGATCGATATCGCGTAAAGTATTCATCAAACAATTTTAGatgtatgctcgttgtcaaggcgacatttcacactaaaacaaattcatttgctgtttttttgtttgctccattcagttgtgagttacagggtgttaacaatggaagtcaacaaagagaaaattcgttatattttacagttttttttttttttgttaagggtGAAAGTGCAAGCCAGGCTGCCGAAATTGTGAGTGGTGtctatggtgccgatactgttaCAGCTAAttgcgtgcaattttggtttcgtcgattccgttaaGGCATTTTTTGTGTacaagaaaatgtcgataacatCGCAAATGTCGATACAATTACAGAAATAATCGTAATTGACCGGGaagttagtagtcgtagcatcgcctagGAGCTAAACATcgatcataaaacagttttaagtcatttgcgcaaaaaatttTCGCAAACATTAGAGATATCTTTGGAAATATTCAGGATTATGTATTTACAGCACAAAAAgggaaaaagtaaatatatttttgccgtGAAATATGTGCAATGGCTTTtactattaatattattatatttaaagggacaaatacctgtaaaatttcgaaaaaaaaattttttttttgttttttttcataaaatgtaaatataatcctttaaaaatatgtcaaaaaaattttagaaggtaaatttaagtatttcttaagTTATAGAAGGGAACCGTGACAACTCTTTTCTTTTCGTTCGAGCGCTGTGAGCGGTATagttatgtattcaaactttagacgcgttttcctcaaaactatatttttcgaattgacgTACACgacaactcgaaaagttattgaccgatctccctgaaattttgcacatatcttttttatgatattactatGTGATATTTCTaagtgaatttacaagttttcgaaaacttttcgaaaaaataattttttcgaagcaaaaatagtaggaaaacccacccc is from Anastrepha ludens isolate Willacy chromosome 4, idAnaLude1.1, whole genome shotgun sequence and encodes:
- the LOC128861365 gene encoding uncharacterized protein LOC128861365 isoform X2; this translates as MGNKQRNTAKGSIAYNLFMYLGELRRPAKQPLRQSQSKMELTLCLLRTNLRNLSNFNTTELTELNQLLVLKEDLRKDIQNKTVVKKQKKSKDRWRLDIFRSVRRSIEILMLDISTQRNDLDSSDLLDHLLNVISILHALYLSGSCLFSQSTYRRLLRQLFQSVKRILNAFTFSACSLISVFSLPSDCCCSSNGDYSLSTFQYM
- the LOC128861365 gene encoding uncharacterized protein LOC128861365 isoform X1, which gives rise to MGNKQRNTAKGTIAYNHFMYLEELRRPAKQPLRQSQSKMELTLCLLRTNLRNLSNFNTTELTELNQLLVLKEDLRKDIQNKTVVKKQKKSKDRWYLDIFRSVRRSIEILMLDISTQRNDLDSSDLLDHLLNVISILHALYLSGSCLFSQSTYRRLLRQLFQSVKRILNAFTFSACSLISVFSLPSDCCCSSNGDYSLSTFQYM